In Haliaeetus albicilla chromosome 18, bHalAlb1.1, whole genome shotgun sequence, the DNA window CTGACACTACCCCAGGGGACAGCttggggggggagtggggcgCCCGCCGGATAGCACCAGTGCGTGgccgggatgggggggggacaaGGACCCTGCTCTGCCGGGGCCACGCGCACCCGGACCCACACCCCACCGGCACCCGCCGAGCATCGCCGGCCTGGGGGTCGCCGGCAGCCCAGTGGCAGGGTGTGGAGGGGCCGGGAAGGGGCAGGGGCAAGGGGTGCTCCTGGCACGGCGTGAAACAGGCGGCCGCTGTCGTGCGTGGAGGGATGGGACGCGGGTGCACGCGGGTGCGCAGCGAACACCTACCTCACTGGGACCGCGCACGGTGCAACGTATGCGCGCACGCAGGCGGCAGCGAGAAGCCCGCCGGCACCTCGCACAGAGGGATGCGGGCGGGCATGCACGCGTGTGCCAGCGAGCGGCTGCCGGCACCATGCTCGTGCGGGCGCGTGCCTGCCGCGACACTGCTCGCTGCCGGGGCGTGGGAAGGGCTCACGCGTCCCGCATGGGGCCGGGGtgggagcagaggtgggagcTGGTGGGGCAGCccaaggaggggggaaagggtggagaggggggtgggggggtccctgctTCTCCCCTAACGCTAGTGACACAAACCACTTCAGAGTATTTCCACGTGATGCACAAACAAGTCAAAAATTCACTGATCCAAACCCAACGTGCAAACAGAAAAGGGCCGGGGCTGGCCCACCCGCTGCCCCTGTCCCCTCCCGCCGGCCGGGCcgcggccccccggcccccggcccaCCGCACATGGCTGCCGGCTGACGCTGCCGGCACGGCCCCGCGGGCAGGACGGGGACCGGGCAGGGCCCCCCAGTGCGAGGGGAGCCCCGCCGGAGCCGGGGTCCCGGGGCGGGGGTGGTGTGGGGCCGGAGCCTGGTCCTCAGTTGGGGGACAGGTCCCCGGCTCTACCAAATGCCGCTCGACCGGCCTCCGGGGGGAGCGAGAATCCGGGCCGAAGCTCGCTTTGGAACGTGGTCATCGATCTGAGAACCTGCCGGACAGATGGACAGATGGGCATCAGGGCAAGAACCCAACAGCCACCCTGGCACCCGCAGCGCGGCCGGCaaccctgctgccagcaccgtGGGGACACCGGGTGCTCTGTGTGTCCCCGGCTCCCCCAcagcccctgctcctgcctcgGTGGTGCCGCACGCAGTGGGGAAGCACCGGAGCACCGGTGCCTCATGCAGCATTGGCCATACTGGGACTGACGCTCGTGACCCCCCAGAACCCAGCGTCTTGCCCTGGGGGGGTCAGAGTGTCCCCGGCCCTGCTAGGAGCACCGAGCAGGGTGCCGGCAGGGAGCTTCACCGGAGGCTCCCAGCCCCGGCACAGCCAGCACTGAGCCACGGTGAGCACAGGCAGCACAGAGCGCTGCAGCCAAGGGAGCAGATGCAGCCAGTCCCGCTCCTGTCTGAGCATGGCATGTGGCTCGGTCCTGTCCGGCACAGGACAGTGCCATGGCAGCTGTGGGGTGGGAGAGCGGGTGCCCACCGGAGCCGCGGGGATGACCCCCATCCCTCCGGTTCCGCTCCCAGGGACAAAGGTGCCCAAACACAACGCATGCGCTGGCTCAGTCCTGCCCGCCCTGGCCCCCCGGCCCGACACAGATCCCTGCCAGGCGCAGCTACGCGACAGACGGTGCGTGGAGGGATGGGCGAGGGCTGGTGGGGCTGTGGGTCTGGGGAGGTGGTCAGCTCCCTACTCTACTGTGGGAGCACCGGGGTGGCACAGCCCCCTGCCCGGGAGAAGGGGGGTTGCACCCCAGGGTGGCAAGCGCCCAGCTGGTGCCGGAGAGCCGCCGGGTGTGGGGCTGCCGGTGAGCCCCAGGGGGGGCTGAACGCGGGACAGGGGCTGCCGGGACCCTCGCTGCGGCCCCGCTCTTACCAGACAGGCTGAAGCTGGACTCGTGGAGGTCCCTCATGCCCCCGTGTCGCGTGGCAGGCCGGGTGGGCGTATCGGCCAGGGGCGTCCCCGTCTCTTTTTTCCCGGCATGCACAACCACGGCCACGTCCCCCAGGTATGGGGTGCGATCCACACCCCGCAGCTTTAAACTCTGCcggaagggaaagaaaaagcagagagagcaTCAGCTCGGGCGACACCGCGCCGCGGTGGGCTGCGGCCGGGGCGTGGGGGGAGGACTAGGGGTGCTACTGCCTTACAGCGGGGTGCGGATCAGCCGGGtgtgggggggagggaagggtgcGGGGGCATGCTGCggcgtggggagggggctgcagcgTGGGGAGGGgtacaggtggggaggagaggcacCCAGTGGGATGCTGGCTGGGCTGCGGGGCTCCCGGTGCAGGAGGTACCGGCACAGAGCGGTGCCagagcagggactgggggaggcAGGTGACCCTGGCGGCGCAGCCCCTCAACCCTGTCCCTCCCGGCGATGCCAAGCCGACCCCCCCCAGTGCTGGCTGTCGGCTCCCAGCTCCCCGGGACAGCACCCGGACCCCCCAGGCAGCCCCTTCCCTCACAGCATCAGCACCACATTGAGCCCCCCCAGCACATCTCCCAcggctgggcaggggctggcgaAAGGCGCAGGGGCACGGAGGGGTTCCTGGTGCCGGGGTCTGTCGGAGCTCCTGGGTGTCATGCCaggacagccctggggaccCACGAGTGCAGAGGGGGATGGCAGGGTGGAGGCTGTCCCCCTCGCCCGCAGTGGGTCAGCAATGGGATGGGGGGACCGGGGGGTAGAGCGGAGGAAGAGGGGGCTTCTGCAGCCCCACCAAGTGTGGGCGAGACATGCGCTGCAGCCCAGGGGAGCACGTGCCCCGGGGTCCCCTCCTGTCCCAGCCATGTGTGACCCTGTGCCGGTGCACGTGGGGCCGCTGTGAGGCCGCCTCGGGCGGCTGCAGAGGGGGGACCCTGCCAagggcagagagcccaggacAGCGGAGCGCGGGGGGGCCCCCAGACGCCTGGCACGCACCTCGCACACGTGTCGGGACAACCGCCGTCCACAGCAGCACATAGTGAGACTGTTCCCAAACACTCTGCACCGCCGGCACACGGGCAAGGGCCCAgggaggggcaggagctggggcagcGGGGTCCTCCATCATACGCCCACCCACAGGGACCCCACCGCTGGCGCTTGCCCCTGACCAGGCACTGCCACTGCCAtcctcccccatccccagcacgAGGCACGCTGCGCTCCCGCCACACGATGCTCCAGCGTGGTACTGACCGCGGCATGGTGTAGCACCGTGATGACATGGCACTAGGCGCCACAGACCCGTCCCCCCATTGACCCATGCTGCTGGGACCACCGCGACCACTGCCTCCCTCGGCCCCTCCAGCAGCCGGGAGCCAGGCACGGCGCAGCTCTGCCCCACGCCGCAGCACAGCACCCACACGGCCCCCGCCACCCCCCTACCTTCTCCCGCTGCACCAGCTTCTTATAGACGGAGTCCGGGAATGAGCGGAGCGGGCAGAACTTGCCGGTGCCCTCGGCACACATGAAGACACCGTTCTCGTAGACCACGCGCCCGCGGCTGATGGTGACCAGGGGCACCCCGTGGCACCGCATGTTCTCGTACAGGTTGATGTCCCCCCCCTGCACCTGGGTGCTGGCCGAGATGGTCCTGGGCGGGGGGACGGGGCAGTGAGTGggtgcccagcagcacagggagccccctccccgccggctgCACCTACTTGGTGGCCTCAGGGTCCCAGACCACAACGTCGGCGTCAGCCCCGGGGATGATCCGGCCTTTGCGGGGGTACAGGTTGTGGATCTTGGCAGCATTGGAGCTGGTCACAGCCACGAAGCGGTTCTCATCCATCTTGCCCCCGACCTGCCgccgggggtgggggtgaggaTGTGCTGGGCCACATCCTACCCCAACCCCACAACACTGCCCAGCTGCCTGTGCCCCTTCCCTCACGCTCTGTGCTGCCtaccccaaaccccccaaaaatctCAGGGGGTGCTACTGGGGCCGGATCCCTTGCTGGGACCCACTGGGTTGCACTGGGGAAGCACCTTGCCTGCCCCCACACCGGAGGGCAAACCCACCCAAGGGACGTCCCGTGGGACCCACGGAAAGGGCCCTCCAACCCTAAAGCTGGGGCCAGCTCAGCCCAAGCTGGACCCACTGCCGAGCCCCCCGAGAgccagggtggggggacagCCCCGTCCTGGGGGTgcctgggggcaggggaggggtgTGGGACCCCGTACCACGCCTCGCTCCCAGATGATGTTCATGCGGTCCTGCACCCCGCTGACGCCGTGGGGGATCTTGGTGAAGTCCTCCTTGCCCATGGCTTTCTGCTTGGTGCTGAAGGGCCGGTGGTCAGAGGCCACGATGTTCAGCGTGTCACTGCGGGAGGACAGGACAGCGCTGCTGATggcacagctggggcagctCGGCCACAGCCAGCCACTGGCATGGCAGGTGGCCGGGAGCGGGGTGCCCAGGGAGCTCAGTGCTCAAGCAATGGAGCACCCATGCCGTGGGGTGCCCAGGGAGCTCAGCACCTTGGGAGTGGGGTGGCTGGGGAGCTCAGCACGCAGGCAGCAGGGTGCTCAGGGAGCTCAGCACTTGGGGACACCTTGAGGTGCTCAAGGAGTGGGCAGCCACGCAGTGGCGTGCCCAGGAATCGGGGTGCCTGGTGAGCAGGGTGTCCAGGGAATAGGGCATACAGGGAGTGGGGTGCCTAGGGAGCTCAGAGCCCAGGGATGGGGGCGCCTGGGGAGTGAGGCATTCATCCAGTAAGGTGCCCAAGATCTGTGCCCAGGGAGCAGGGTGCCTGGGGAGCTCAGCACTTGGGGagtgaggtgctcggggagcggggcacccacccagtggggtgCTTGGGGAGCAGGGTGCCTGGGGACCAGGGGCACCCATGCACTGGGGTGCCCAGGGAGCTCAGCACCAGGGAGCGGTGTGCCCAGGGAATGGAGCAGCCATGCAGTGAGGTGCCAGGGGAGCTCAGCACCCAAGGAGCAGGGTGCCTGGGTATTGGGGCACCCAAGACCCCAGGTGCTCAGTGAGTGCTTGGAAAGTGCAGCACCCACAGAGCAAGGCCCCGAGGGAGCACAGTGTCTGGGAAGCGAGGCACCCAGAGAGCCCAGTGCCCAAGAAGTGAGGTGCCAGGGACATGGGGTGCCTGGAGGCCAGCCCAAGGAGGGGGGTTGCTCAAAGGATGGTGTGTCTGGAAGGCACAGCACCAGGGGAGCAGGGTGCCTGAACACATGATGCTGGGGTGACGGGGCAGCGGGACGGCATGGCACCTGGGAGCAGGACGCCTGGGCATGCAGAACACCAGGGATGCCCGGAGAGCACCAGCAAGCgtggcagctggggagggggtgccgGGAAGAATGGCCCACGGGGAGAGGGTGACCAGGGCGCGGGGTGCCCGAGGTGCCTCACTTGGCAAGCAGGCTCATGAGGTAGGCGGAGGTGTTGGTGTCCAGGCGTAGTGGCGGCACAGTGACGTAGGCGGCAGCATGGAACCAGTCCTGGTGGTAGTAGTGCAGCCCGGTGAGCGTGGCGTGTGCCGTGGTCGTCTCCGCGTACACCACCTTCCCTGCCGGGGTGGAGGCACACGCATGGGGCGGGGGGCAGTGGGGCGGGGGGCGACTGTGCAAGGGCGGGGTGTGCACAGGTGAGCGTGCAAGGGGCATGCGTGTGCTCTGTCCGTGTCGGTATCTCTGCAGGCAGCATGTGCCTCCGTCTGAGCATGTGTACACACATGCTCACGTGTGTCGCGTGTCTGTGTGAGCAGTGCTGCAGGTGCCTGGTGGCTGGGGGCCCACATGTGCACATGTGTCTGAGGGCACATCCCCACATGCACATATGTGCTCCTGTGTCCATGTGCCTGTTCCTGCCTGCATCCCTATCCACGCAAGAGCCCATGTGTCTCTGCGTGCCCATGGCTCCGTACCTCCCGTGCCGTGAGTGTCCACCCCTCTGCATGTGACACGGCCCTGTGTGTGCCCATCCATGTCCCTTCCAGCCCACAACCTTCCCGCTGCCCACATTCGCCCTGCGTGTGGCCCGCGTCCGTGGGTGTGTCTGTGTCCATGCATGTGCCCCTTGCCCACACATGTCCGTGGCTGCATGTGCCTGTGTCCCTGCGTGTGCCCTGTGTCTGTAAGCCCGCACGGGCTCACGCTGGTGTGTGCACACCCCTCCGCGTGTATGCCGGTGCCTCTGCCCGTGTGCCCGTGTCCCTGTGTGTGCCCACGCGTGTCGCAGCCTCCCGCCCAGGGACAGTCCCCACCACAGGGGGCGGAGCTACGGGGAAAGGGGGCGGAGCTACGGAGCAGAGGACAGATCCAAGGCGCCAAGAGAACGAGCGGGGCTACAGGCGAGGGCGGAGCTAAGGGCTCTTCAACTGTAGGGGGCGGAGCTACAAGGCAAGAGGGAGAACCAGCGGCTCTGGCTGCAGGGGGCGGGGCCAGGGGACGGGTGGGCGGGGCCAGAGGGCTCCCACCTCGTGGCCACAATCCCTGGGGAAATGCAGGTTTTGCCCCAGTGGTGccagacccccccaccccactgagTCCAGAGCCCACGGGCGTCCACGTCCCACCCCACTGCCAGCTCGGGTGGGGGGGCCACATCCTGCCCTAGGGGTGGCCATCCGGGCTCCCTACCTTGCATCTTCGCGGCAGCGATGACATCCCCTGCAGACATGCTGGAGACGTTCACCAGGTAGATGGGGCAGTGGGTCTGTGGAGAGGGGGGTCAGTGCCACTGTCCCCATGGCGACCCAGTTCCATGGGGGGGTCCCAGCGCTCCTATCGggacctgggacccccccatgGAACTGGGGCGCCCACCCACAGATGCAGCAAAGGGGGAtgccccagctgcaggaggTCCGGCATGGCCGTGTGCTGCACACCCCGCTTGCTCAGGGTGGTGGGAGGGACACCCCAGCGCAGACCCTCGGCAGTGAGGTTCAGTCCTGGCCACCTGGCTCAGGACCACTCACCCTGTTGGCAATGGTGATGACACGGTGCGTGGCCTCAGCTTCCAGCTGCAGAGACAGTGGGAGTGAGATGCACGGCATGGCATGGCAAAGTGCCCCGGCTAGGGCATGGTGTGGGTTTGGGTGGGTGGTGCAAGGATGGGCATGCAGATGGGTGCACGGACAGCACAGATGGGTGCACAGGTGGTGCCAGCTATGAGGATGCCCCGGAGCATCCCAGCCATGTCCCAGGATGCCACCTGTGCAATGACTCAGGGACACCAGCAGTCGCCTACCTCTTCAGGCCGGCTGATCTCAATGCCCTCCGGCCCCGTGATGCCCAAGTCCAGTGCCTCCTTTGCTCCCTAGGGAATTGGGCAGGGGTGTGTGAGTCAGGGTGGAGGTGACACGaggggctctgcctgccccaaGCACATGGCTGGGTGCCCATTGCTGCCGGGCACTCCCGGTCCCGGCGCTCACCTCAGCCACCAGCTCGCCGTTCTCAGCATGGACTCGGGCGATGGCGCCGATGTCGCGGCAGGCCTGGAAGACCTGGTAGAGCTCGCTGTCCCGCAGCATGTACAGGTCCTTGTAGGTCATAAACATCTGGAAGGAGTTCACCCCCTTCTCCCGCACCAGCGTCTCCATCTCTGCCTTCACCTGCACAATGATGGGGGGGGTCAGCACAGTGTGGGAGGGATTCGGTGGCTCTGGGGTGCACGGGCAGCCATGGGACCCACTCCTCCCACCCTGCCATGAGGCAGGGACTGACGCTCCCCCCCTGGGGATGTGAGATGCAGGATTTGTGCATGCACCCTGGGGTGATCCGGGGAGCGACAGATGCtggggggagagcaggggggaTTTTGCTTGCCATGTCACGCCATGATCTGGCCCTGGCCTGGCTGGATCCCTGGTGTGCCAGTTTTGGGATGCACCCTGGGGGGCACCTGCTCCATCCCCTTCCatcccctgctctgcctggggagggcCTGGCTGGGACACAGGGTACACAGTGGCTGGGGTCTCCCTCAAGccaggcctgatcctgctccGGCAGCTTTGGTGGGGATTGCATACACCATAGGATGGGGTCTGGGTGCCGAGCAGGACCAGCCCCCGCTGCCACCCCCATGGGGGCCATGCTGCAGGATGGGGTCCCCCCCTAAGCTGGGACCACCGTGCCCAGgcaccctgctcccctccatggagTGGCAGCACCTTCCCTGCCCTGGCAAGGGGCTCAGCCCCATGCAGACCCCCTGCCTCGCTGAGCCCGGATCAAGGCAGCTCAAAAGGCAGCCTgggggctcagcccagcccaCCCCAACAAGCAGCTAATGGGATCAGCGGGGCTGGGAATTAGCCCTGGCCGTGGCAGCTGCTCCCGGGCACTGTGGCCCTCGGCCTGCCTCGCTGTGCCGGCATCAGAGCCTTGCTGTACTGGCGTGGCATGGCCAGACTCACCTTTGGCGCCCACCAAGTGATGCCCATGTGCAGGGCGTAGTCGCAGCAGACCTTGGGGTCAGCCAGGCTGCGGCACTTCTCGTAGGCGTCCAGCAGCGAGGTCTCCTTGTCAGGCAGGACGTGGCCGATGATCATCGTCGTCCCTCCCACCAGGGCTGCCTGCAGGTTATGGGGGACAGCAGCAGTGGTGGTGGGCAGGATTTGTCCTGCTGGAGAATGGCCCCCGAGGCCCGCGGTGCTGCCCACGCCACGAGGCAACACTAGTCCTGTCTGGCTACGATCAGGGCTGATCCCCGGGCGGCCGGGCTGGGACAGCCACATTTGGGGCATGGCAATGCCTGCAGGCAGGTGGGGGCCCTGGGCTGGGCTCCGTTGCAGGCAGGGATCCCCCCACATCACCCTGGGGTGCAACCACCCCCCGCAGTAAGAACCCTGGTCCTGCCTGCGGCTGCCTGGATGCAACAGCACATCTGGGTGCATGACACATCTGGAGagccccatcctgctgcccGCTGGGGCACTGActgtcccccccagcaccaACCACTGGATTTGGGGTGCCAGGGGtacgccctgcctgtgctgcccaTGGGCCTGGGCACCGcagtccctgcagccccccagctgCACCTCTGGCACAGGGCCTGATCTGGGATGGGGCTGCCCAGCCCAACCCAGCCCTAGCAGCATGGGGGCCACAGGGAGACaaccccctcccccgccacgGCATGCGTGGGCCACAGGGCGGGCGCTGTCACACCCGGCGGTGTCCCTGGCTCACCCAGCCTGGCTAATCCCCAAAGCTCCTTTACCAATTGGCCCTCATGGGCTGGCGCCAGCGCAGTGCTACAAGGCAGactgctgggatggggatggggagcaggcAAGGCACAGGGTGCACCAGCATCCTGCCCTCCGGCACATCTCTGTGCCCCCCCCGGGCCCCTGGCTGTGCCGCGGCATGGGACCATCCCCCCAACCCCTTTGCTGCAGCCGCCGTGGCAGAGCTGAGCCCCCTGCCCAGGGATGCTGGGCACGCCGGGGCCAGGCACAGCCAGTGCTGGCTTGGCACAATGGCTGCTCTGTGTGGGGTGCTGGAGACAGCCGGCCCCGGCACTGCCTGGGACAAGCCCGCGCCGGCACCTTGACACCCCGAGGCAGCGGCACCCAGTGCATGGCACCACCGTCCCACGGCAGGGCCCTGCAGCAGAGGGAGGGCCCTGAGCCAGGCTGGCACCGCAGAGCATCCTTGCTGCTATAGGTGACTCCAGCCGAGCCAGACCTGGGCTTGCCATGTCCTGGTCTGGAGCTGGACGAGCATCCCTCCCCAGCAGGGTCTGTGGGGCAACAAGGGGTCCCTGCGTGGGAGAGAGCATCTTTGCTGCGCGCAGGTGGGCTGCACCCTGTGGGGACCAATCCTGCTGGTGCACCCACCCCTCTGGCTCGCCCTCCTGGGACTGGGGGCTCATCTGTCGGAAAGCGGCATCTTTCACTCACTGCCCCATGCCAGCAGCATCGGCTCGTGGGGGGCACGGCCAGTGGCGcgcagggagctgcaggagcagagggacCCCATGCCGGCACAGGTGCCGTGGCCccggtgggaggaggaggatgcttaCAGCAAGGGGACCTGAtggatggggacacggggacagcCTGGCACAGTGCCACCCCACCAGGGACTTGATGCAGCCGGCTGCCCGCAGTGCCGGGGCAGAGAGCCTGCTCACGCcgcacagctcctgccagcgGGACCCGGCCACTGAACGCTCTTGCCTGCCCGGCATCCCCCTTGGCCGTAGATGCTCCGTGCCAAATCCCTGCAGCACCCATTGGCACCTGGGGGGCCAGGGAGCCCTCCCCGAGCTGGGAGCAAACCCACCCGCCGGGGGCTTGGGCTGCGGGCAGAGTGTGCAGGCAGCAGCGAGCCCAGGGAGTGCAGGGGGGGTGTGGCTGGGTGGTACCTTGGTGCCATGGTAGAAGTCATCCACGCAGGTGGCATTCATGAAGGTCTGGTGGAAATGGGTGCTGGTGTCAATGCCGCCAGGGATGACGAGCTTGCCGGTGGCATCGATGACCTTCGCCCCGCCAGGGATCATAAGCTCACGGCCCACTTGCTGGATGATGCCGTTCTCGATGTAGACGTCCGCCTCCAGCGTGCAGTCGTCGTTCACCACCTTCCCCCCCTTGATGAGGATCCGCATGGTGGCCGCATTGGCGAGCATGGCGCTGCAAGAGCAGGAGTCAGCCCCGGGGCGGCTGACGGGTGCCCCCGTCCTGCGCAGCCccctggggccggggggggctcaCCCCCACCGCCCACCCCGGGGGTCCCAGGCTGGCACGGTGCTGCCGCTG includes these proteins:
- the DPYSL5 gene encoding dihydropyrimidinase-related protein 5; translation: MLANAATMRILIKGGKVVNDDCTLEADVYIENGIIQQVGRELMIPGGAKVIDATGKLVIPGGIDTSTHFHQTFMNATCVDDFYHGTKAALVGGTTMIIGHVLPDKETSLLDAYEKCRSLADPKVCCDYALHMGITWWAPKVKAEMETLVREKGVNSFQMFMTYKDLYMLRDSELYQVFQACRDIGAIARVHAENGELVAEGAKEALDLGITGPEGIEISRPEELEAEATHRVITIANRTHCPIYLVNVSSMSAGDVIAAAKMQGKVVYAETTTAHATLTGLHYYHQDWFHAAAYVTVPPLRLDTNTSAYLMSLLANDTLNIVASDHRPFSTKQKAMGKEDFTKIPHGVSGVQDRMNIIWERGVVGGKMDENRFVAVTSSNAAKIHNLYPRKGRIIPGADADVVVWDPEATKTISASTQVQGGDINLYENMRCHGVPLVTISRGRVVYENGVFMCAEGTGKFCPLRSFPDSVYKKLVQREKSLKLRGVDRTPYLGDVAVVVHAGKKETGTPLADTPTRPATRHGGMRDLHESSFSLSGSQIDDHVPKRASARILAPPGGRSSGIW